The following are from one region of the Marinomonas sp. CT5 genome:
- a CDS encoding alpha/beta hydrolase has translation MGNEIVYKLAHTELAGLQWLPKNNCALKVLSLHGWLDNAASFINLSPHLHEYTHVALDLAGHGLSMHRPAGSFYHLWDYVLDVVSILNQSKQSVWLIGHSMGGAVAMLVAAIAPEKVRGLIVLDNIGPLSGSPESRVLTLQRAVSKMAKLRPGGDTSYSTKEEMVLARMDGFTTLSNPASRLLVERGASQNKEGVWVWRHDRKLTLPSPFRMDEASVEAFIKEIKCPTLALLAKDGIYHNNPQFVDQRAAQFPWIKLKWLEGNHHFHLEPKTCLAVAGEIQRFIDLN, from the coding sequence ATGGGAAATGAAATTGTTTATAAGCTAGCCCATACAGAGCTGGCTGGCTTACAGTGGCTACCAAAAAATAACTGTGCTTTAAAGGTTCTTTCATTGCATGGCTGGTTAGATAATGCTGCTAGCTTTATTAATTTATCACCGCACTTGCATGAGTATACCCATGTTGCACTAGATTTAGCTGGGCATGGTTTGTCAATGCACCGACCAGCAGGCAGTTTTTATCATTTATGGGACTATGTTTTGGATGTGGTGTCTATTTTAAACCAGTCCAAGCAAAGCGTGTGGTTAATTGGTCATAGTATGGGGGGAGCTGTCGCAATGCTGGTAGCGGCTATTGCTCCAGAAAAAGTTCGTGGATTGATTGTACTCGATAATATTGGGCCTTTATCCGGTAGTCCAGAAAGTCGTGTGCTTACTCTGCAACGTGCCGTTAGTAAAATGGCTAAACTTCGTCCTGGTGGGGATACGAGTTATTCAACAAAAGAAGAGATGGTGCTGGCTAGAATGGATGGCTTCACGACACTTTCCAACCCAGCTTCAAGGCTATTAGTTGAGCGAGGAGCGAGTCAAAATAAAGAGGGTGTTTGGGTATGGCGTCATGATAGAAAACTGACACTTCCTTCGCCATTTCGTATGGATGAAGCGAGTGTAGAAGCCTTTATAAAGGAAATTAAATGTCCCACACTGGCGTTGCTGGCGAAGGATGGTATCTATCACAATAACCCTCAATTTGTTGACCAGCGAGCAGCACAATTTCCCTGGATTAAGTTGAAGTGGTTGGAAGGAAATCATCACTTTCATCTTGAACCAAAAACTTGCTTAGCAGTTGCAGGCGAAATCCAGCGATTTATTGATTTAAACTAG
- a CDS encoding DUF4892 domain-containing protein: MANFRGFVFVVSILACSSFSALAAIEPYRDAQLIKSHSEAEIMVEVPLSKIRRAGSGWEPESVIRLKGDYFSSLYKINRNALLPDVYQHYRSQMLLDGRSIVFECASRSCGSSNAWANNFFGDYLLYGSDQSQFLLVVKSKQGVYQILYLNRRGAGDVMVRLDKVKTEEENGDGFEIVAQMDVEDIPRIRRFVRNLPPGQNVVGFVTSQREGALSAIESGDLLIASALAGLGDQLKTKVRFINLADFGRESLGVNQVSFVYVRP, encoded by the coding sequence ATGGCTAATTTCCGTGGTTTTGTGTTTGTGGTGTCGATTTTAGCTTGTAGTTCTTTTTCTGCATTGGCTGCTATTGAGCCTTATCGAGATGCTCAGCTGATCAAAAGTCATTCTGAGGCTGAGATAATGGTTGAAGTCCCTTTAAGCAAAATTCGTCGCGCGGGAAGTGGCTGGGAGCCTGAATCGGTAATTCGTTTAAAAGGAGACTATTTTTCCTCTCTTTATAAAATTAACCGTAATGCTTTGCTGCCAGACGTTTATCAGCATTATCGTTCTCAAATGTTATTAGATGGCCGCAGTATCGTATTTGAATGTGCAAGTAGAAGTTGTGGTAGTAGTAATGCTTGGGCAAATAACTTTTTTGGTGACTATCTTCTTTATGGTTCAGATCAGAGCCAATTTTTGCTGGTGGTTAAAAGCAAGCAAGGAGTTTATCAAATTTTATATTTGAATCGTCGTGGTGCCGGGGATGTGATGGTTCGTCTTGATAAGGTTAAGACGGAAGAAGAGAATGGCGATGGCTTCGAGATTGTGGCTCAGATGGATGTTGAAGATATTCCGAGAATTCGTCGTTTTGTCAGAAATTTACCGCCGGGACAAAACGTAGTTGGCTTTGTGACAAGTCAAAGAGAGGGGGCGTTAAGCGCAATTGAGTCTGGAGACCTGCTTATTGCTTCGGCGTTAGCAGGGCTTGGTGATCAGCTTAAAACTAAAGTTAGATTTATTAATTTGGCCGATT
- the sixA gene encoding phosphohistidine phosphatase SixA translates to MKKPKRLYVLRHGNAQPYGYDHDELRELTELGAAEVKVAARSFLAKEEMFDAVFVSPYIRAQQTAKIFLAELDISVKAMDSLLITPAGRASDVSSWLEMQPYQSILLVTHQPFAHQLIDFLVDEPLPVSFAMTTATLASVEGDFFDGACCQFRWHISPS, encoded by the coding sequence ATGAAGAAGCCTAAGCGTCTTTATGTGTTACGGCACGGTAATGCTCAACCATATGGTTATGACCATGATGAGCTCCGAGAGTTAACTGAGCTTGGGGCCGCTGAGGTTAAGGTGGCTGCTCGTTCATTTCTTGCTAAAGAGGAAATGTTCGATGCGGTTTTTGTTAGTCCTTATATTCGAGCTCAACAAACTGCGAAAATTTTTTTGGCAGAGCTTGATATTTCGGTCAAGGCAATGGATAGCTTACTTATTACGCCAGCAGGTCGGGCGTCAGATGTGTCGAGTTGGCTGGAAATGCAGCCTTATCAGTCGATTTTACTTGTTACTCATCAGCCTTTTGCTCATCAGCTGATCGATTTTTTAGTAGATGAACCACTCCCTGTAAGTTTCGCTATGACAACCGCTACCTTGGCTTCGGTTGAAGGTGATTTTTTTGATGGAGCATGTTGTCAGTTTCGTTGGCATATCTCTCCTTCATAA